Within Citrus sinensis cultivar Valencia sweet orange chromosome 1, DVS_A1.0, whole genome shotgun sequence, the genomic segment tgtatttattcaaGATTTTTGCTATATTGTATTATGAtaatcttaaaagaaaaaaaaatgtcaaaatttatttatttacatttgtGACTGTTCAGAATAATAGGATGAGACGAGATATTTAACGAACGGAACTAaggtaaattttgataaaGGGACAGAAattagacattttttttaatctcactTTACATATACGGGACGAGATTTGCAGGACAGGATTATGATTGGCAAATCCCGTCCCATTGCCAATAGGGGTGGGcgcggttcggttcggttcggttttttactaaatttttcataatcgTTCGATTacgattattttaaaatcataatcgcgattaataaaattaccgaaataatcaaatactcgactaattgaaataattcgATTCGATTCAATTCGGTtagattattttgattatgggcctattttgtgcttttttaaatttaaaaccttaaattaataaatctaccataaacataaaaagttaacaaataaaaaatcaaaatatgtcTCAAAGTATGTTCAAGAACACATAACAtgttcaaataaaaagttcaaatcaaaataaataagcaaaaaatcttttaaactttaataaaactaCAAAAGCAATAAACATCAATCAACTCCCAAATCTCAATTACTCCTCAACTACTTGTTCTTGTTGAGCTACTATTGATCTACCAAATTCtacattaacaaattaaacaaaaatattagaatgattAGCTAAGAGTGAAAATATCGTATCATATGCCACGATAGACATATTATACATGACTCGATAACTTTCAAGGATAACTTTATAAACAATCACTTTATATCACATGACTCGATAACTTTCAAGGATCACAAGAGCAATAGTCACCATTCGCGAATCAAGTCCATTGACATCTTTACCCTTGAGAAGAAATGCAACACACAGACAGAGCACATATTACAAATACGAATCTTACAAGAATATTACAACATCAAACACCATTGAACACagaactaaaataatatacaaGCAGCCGCATAGAGCGCACACTTGTTTACATTGAGTTGGTGTTAAGGATGAACTTGACCGCTCGAAACGCAAGAGATTATAAAAAGGTGCTGGGCACTTTTAACTATCAGAGACCAGAGAATGAAAGCCAATTTTGAAGTTGAAGCTAAAGCAAGTCAGTTCTTGTCCTCCATTGTCATCTTAAGTGTGTAGGAGCCCTGTAAAAACCGCAGCCAGATTAAGCACCCTAAAAAATTATGCGTAAAGAAAACAAGATAAGTAATTGTTTGAGGGACACTGGTAATGTTTCTTATACTGGTCGATTTTggtaataaagaaaaagttatGAGAAGTCTAAACCAACAAGCAGCCACAATGCATTTGTTAATGCGACGAGCAGCAGCGACGAAGACTCGACGAGCAGCAGCGACGAGCAGCGGCGACAAGCAGCAGCGACGAGCAGCGGCGACAAGCAGCAGCGACGAGCAGCGGAGACAATTAGCAGCGGCGGTGACGAGCAACGGGGACGAGATTCCAACGGCTGAAGGTTACGAGTTCGGTGGTTGAAAATCAGAACTCAGAACTTCTGAAGTGGACAATCGGTTTAGAGTCACTTTACTCACTTTAGGTTTAGGGATTCCAGATTGTTATTCGGTTTATTTGATaatcggttcggttttttaattttattttttaaaccgattgattttactatttttattatattatttatttgattttttgggtGTAAAAAACTGTAAAATCGGTTTGATTTTTAACTAATCAGTTTTTTTTGCCCACCCATAATTGCCAACCTTACTTATCAGATAGCTAGGTGCGATGATTCGTGAGTGACGTTAGTGGAAAGAGTAGTGAGTATTGAGACTGATACATGAGAAAAGAGAGATATGAGACAGAGTGAGTGAAAGTGACCatgagagaaagagaggggCGCGAGCTAACTAGGTGCTTGACTGCTATTGGTTACTGCTTACTGTTTTTGTAGCTTTGCCATCTAGAAGATCCAATGCACCTAACTTTGATCAAATGGCTCAAGACTTTGAcataataattaagtattaacCACACCTTAGCCGACcaggattttcttttaattttgaaattaaattgcatgaaCCGATCGGTTTGTGCATTCAGTTCGATTTTGGAACCGCCAACTGAACATAAACAATCATGTTCATGAAAACACAAACTATTTAGTTTTTACTTATTGAACCGAGCTAAACCAAACCGAGTAATTTCGGTTTGATTTGATTCAGTTCGATTCGGTTTAGTTCGAAAAATACTGAATTGAATGCCTAACCTTAAAAACAAGTGTCATTGCGACGCAAATACAAAACTATTCTCAATTTAAGTACTATAAATAGAATAACGAAATGTAGGCTCAGAcagtaaaaaacaaatattaacatatttagAGATTAAGAATTTCTAATTCATGAAAGATTTTACCCAATAAATCTACTAAAAGcagaagaacaaaaaaattaagggaTTGATCCATTCTATCCATCTCTAACTACCAAATTTGCAAAGCCCAACGAAAGCCAAGtccaccaccaccattaaACTAATGTACCCCCACCACCAAATGGGTGGAAAGATAACCTCCACTTTGAAGGGAAAACCCTTGGCAAGATAAGAGAGAGAAACCTTCACAAGAAGAAGGCATCAAGGGAAGCCATAAAaaatgggggaaaaaaagaattaatgttCTTGCCAAAAGCTCTATTTTGGTAAGACAAGAGGTTTCtctgaagagagagaagagaggaTTTTAAGGTTTCCCttgacattttttaaattgccTTGACTTTTGTAAACTTTGTTGTTGCCTACTTAAGGTGGCAGATGGggataaaagtaaattttggCGTCATCATTGTTTtatcatatatacatataactaTTAAAAAGTTCTGACTTGTTCTATGCATTTGCagtattttcaaatttgtatcaatcaaCTGTTGTACCACAATAAtgtttagggatggcaataaGCACCACCCGCAGCGAGAttgccattaccaaacccaaacccacacaaaatttaaattattaaacccACCTGCAACCCGCTATGggttggtttttattttttttaagaaaatccaCCCGCTGCAGGTTTTGACAATTACCAAACTCGTAATGATACTCGGTAGATTTTTTGTGAGTTTCcacatttaaaatcacaaaatgcTCAATacgtaaatttataataataacctatAATTCGACATAacataatcaattttaatatttaaccaATGTAAATGGAAAATCAAAATTCCAATatcaatccaacacaaattctcaaatttaagtataaaatatacaaatccataaaaaaaccacaaactgatatctaaaaataacaattatcatttcatattatcattcaatATAAGGTCTAAGAGAAgatctttatttcatttaCCACCATTAGCACATATCCAACAAGATtcctagggatggcaatgggcaccgtCCGCAGCATGTTTGCCATTGCCAAACTcaaacccgcacaaaatttaaattactaaacACACTCGCAATCTGttgcgggttttaatttttttaagaaaatccaCAACCTGTGGGTTTTGACAATTACCAAACTCGCAATAGTAGTCGGCCGATTTTTTACGggtttcaatatttaaaataacaaatgctcaatatataaatttaaaataataacctaaaatttcacttaacatactcaattttaaatttaaccaatgtaaatgaaaattttaaatttcaacatcaatccaacataacttttcaaatttaagtacaaaatacataaatcaataaaaaaaagccacaaattggtatctaaaaataacaattattatttcacaTTATCATTCAACATAAGCCCCAAGagaagatttttatttcattcaccaccattaGTACCCATCCAACATGATTtctacaataataattaagtttaatattttctaaagaataatatgttttaaatactaatatgaagaacaaaagaataatgaaataatcaatgcattaagttaaagaataatagtccatacaaaattataataagtatatAATAATCAATGCATTAAATTAAAGCATGTTAGGACTTAGGCACGTTGCAACTTGCACACACATTTACACTTtacattttttactttatatatttttatatttaaattttttcaattaaaattaaattaaaaatatctttaaaaaaagttgCGGGTTGACGGATATCCATATGGGTATGCACTGGATATTTAGCTAATACAAAACCCACTCGCAACCTAGTACGagtttcaatttataatactaaactcACCCGCAACCATAAAATTACCTACAACAGGCGGGTTTGAGTGGATTTGTGGGTTTGCGAATACAATTGTCATCTCTAATAACATTATAATATGTTTaacaatataaacaaaatgattGTTTCActcttaaatatattaaaagatcatTATAGTCTTTGGAActgtgaaaaattaaaaaattaaaaaatcgttatttacaaaagaaaaataaaattaaagagcATTCATCTAACTTTCCTGTATGTCTATAGTTATGCttcttatataattatacattttttaatttttaaaatttcaagtttttaatgtATTCAAGGAtgaaatgatcattttacttaaattcattaatacattctaatattattaatgacaaagtgattgatttaaaaaattttaaaacataagtGGTGTATGGGACATGTCGGAATATTTTAGTAAGTAAATGTCtacatgtaaaaataatttttcaaaataaaattaccattattattttttataaagtgaataaaagtaatattgaaattataattattcagTTTATTTAACTTTTCTCGAAAAGACCGCTAAATTTGCGGTGCAAAGTCTATTCTCAGAGTGTCCCCACACCACGTGGCGGCATCTCTATGACGACAATTAAAAGGTTTGTGCGGCTAGAATTCGCCGTCTCTCACTGTTGATATTCACGTCTCTAACTGCTCTCCGGCCTCCGCCACTAACAACTCTTGTAAGCCACTCCAATCGGCTCGGCTCGTTCTGTTCCAGCTCAGCTCAGCTTACGTGTACTTTTTTCCAAAAGGTGTACAGTAACATAGGAGGAAGATTTGATTTGAACCTCCGAGCCCGCCATATCAATTCTCAAATACATTTAcgtcatttattaaatactcaaataaataaacaaacgcgttgattatttcaaaagaaataactATGTgatcatatattttattcagaTATAAAATATGCTGACGTTCACGCTTTATTCCGTCCAGTGATATTAAGATAATCAGAATTAAGACGGTCCGTAAATGATAGTTATTAGCCATAAGTTGAGCCGAGCTGCCGGTTATAGCGCGATAAATTAGAGGAAAAAGGATATAGAAGTGACCTTCACTGTACTTTCTAGTGATTCGATGTCGATTGCCTTATCTTCCATCAGCTTTCGCACACTCCAGTACATTCTATCATGACCGTCAATTTTAATCCGGAATAAATCCATGTAGAGTCTAAACCGCAGACCAATCATATTTAATTCTCTCGGTTGACCTAAAATCTTCCACACCACCAAATGACGCCACGTTGTTGATCACCATGACTTCGATCATTCGTGCTCCAGCTAATCATATCTTTTtcgtcctctctctctctcttctgcACGTCTATAAATACGACATAAAGAGGCGTTCGCAAGTCTCTCCttcatttcttattctttGCGTGATCCTCATTTTTgttgataattattaaattctctgattttatttttattctcattctctTGTTCCGTCGCATATTATTCGTCGTTAAATCTCCTTCGTCCGTAGGCGGCGACATGTCGACGGCTGAGGTGGATCAATTGACATCGGGAGCGAGCAATCGCATAATCCCGATCCTAAAAACCCTTAgaacattgatttttttcatccAATCGTTCATCTTTTCTCTCGTCATCCTCCTGCTGCCGCGAAGGCCGGCGGCCGGTGCGCCGAAATCTCAGGTGAAAAGCTGGAAGAGGAAGTCGATGTTGAGGCGAGAGGATGAGGATACCATGAGACGAAGAGCGTTGGCCGAGGACTTGAAAATGGGATTCGAGACCGACGACGGGGAGGTCCCGTGCCGCTGGAGtacttctcttttctttggcGTTAAAAGGAACGCCTTGTTTTGCCGCTCGTGGATTCCGGTCTCCGGTGAATTGAAGTaaggtttttgaaaaataaaatatcataattatatttaagttgtttGACTTTGAATGATTACTTTGACTtccaattttgaattttgaaatttttacgGACTATTTCGTAATTTTGATTGGTGATTGTCATGTGATTGATGAGAAACAGAGTAAATGGAATTTTAAATTGCAACTAAAATCTCGTTACATTGTATTATGCTTGCTGTTAGCTTATTATCGGCGCAATTAGTCGTTTCCTTTTCTAACAAAACTCTGGCACTCCAGGGGATTACATTATACAAAAGGATTTAAGGGGCTTTCGTGCCACATGGGGCTCTGATTCCACAGAGCATTTGCATACATGTACATTTTGTACATTCCTTGCTTGTTGGTGCCTTTATTCTGTTCTATATCTGCTTGTTCTAATTTCAAGTGCTTTATTCTTTCAGGGGCATTTTGATCATAATACATGGGCTGAATGAGCACAGGTAATTTTGAATGTCCTGTATTTGGGGAAGCATTGTTCTGTTTTATTCTTACACTTCtgattttattacaaaaggtGTGAATACTGATCTTGCCTTTCTGTTATCGgtgtttgtttaatttcagTGGGAGGTATGCTCAATTTGCTAGGCAACTAACTTCGTGTAACTTTGGGGTCTATGCTATGGACTGGATAGGTACATTTATAACTTGTTGCTTATCAATTGTATAAGctacttatttgaagagccacatcaaccaaaaaaaaaaaaaattccaaaaaactCTCCAAATGAGAGtcttgaagagagagaagcacTGTCTCATTGAAGAATCTTATTTGGAGAGTATTTTGGAGCcttgaatttattatattatttttttatctcattattcaagagaagtgttataattgttattacttttatatagaaaaaagtttgattaaaataatatatacttattttgatttgaagaGTCCTTTTGGAGGTGACTTCTTTTTTTGCTCTTCTATTTGCCACATAGTTAGTAAATAAGTGTTTAGCAAGTTAAATTATAGAGTTTTTGGTGATGGATTATCTTCTAAAATCTAGGTCATGGTGGGAGCGATGGATTGCATGGATATGTTCCTTCACTTGACCATGTGGTTGCAGACACGGTAagtacattttattttttcatcataTCTTTTTATATGATCCTCCTTTTGTTCCAAAGCAAAGCATTCAATTTCTATAACCAATAATCTACTTTTACCAATATTGTTTGGGTCATCCGCTGTCATAATTGCATCtttaaattgaattgtgtCAGCCACATTTTGCAAACTGTATCTATTTTGATGTATCTGGCTTGATTCTTAGAATCCATTATGATATGACATTATaacttcacacacacacacacacatatatatatattttaagtgaGATGTAACCTCCCTTATGTTCTGATTTAACAGGGGGCTTTcttggaaaaaattaaattggaaaatCCAACTGTACCATGCTTCCTTTTTGGTCACTCTACTGGTGGGGCTGTAGTTCTGAAGGTGAGTCATATGCCGATTTCATATGGTCCCATCTtggttgatttttaaaaaattatgggtTAATACAGCGCACCTTTGTGCAGGCAGCTTCATATCCCCACATTGAAGCAATGCTGGAGGGAATTGTGCTATCGGCACCAGCTTTGCGTGTTGAGCCAGCACATCCTATTGTGGGGGTAagtagttatttttcttcccttGTTCTTGACTCGATAGATTTACGGAATGATAAGTAGTTTAGCTGATTGAGTTGaattgtttaaaatatttatttctgtTTTCACTAATTAAAAGTTCTTTCGTTGATACTTTTATGCAGGCCGTGGCCCCTCTTTTTTCTCTGGTAGTTCCCAAGTACCAGTTTAAAGGTGCTAACAAAAGGGGCGTTCCAGTTTCTAGGGATCCAGCAGCGCTATTGGCAAAGTATTCTGATCCTTTGGTCTACACAGGACCCATAAGGGTCCGAACAGGCCATGAGATACTGCGCCTTTCCTCATACTTGAAGCGCAACTTTAAGTCTGTTTCTGTCCCattctttgttcttcatgGAACAGGAGACAAAGTTACCGACCCTTTAGCCTCTCAGGATTTGTACAATGAGGCAGCTTCCAGGTTTAAAGACATTAAGCTGTATGAGGGATTGTTGCATGACCTCCTCTTTGAGCTGGAGCGAGATGAGGTTGCACAGGATATAATAGTCTGGTTAGAGAAGAAATTAGGTTGCAGtattgaaaaatgaagaaaaggtGATCCATTCATCTCATAGGAAAGAggtgttttattttcaagtttagGGTTTTCAGCCTTGGGAAGCACTTATTAATCCACACATTAGTGTTGTGGAATCGCACAGATGAAATGTTTGTTTTGCCTGTAATTGTTTATTAACTATGGTTTGTGCCTCTCAgcaggaaaaagaaaaagaaaaagaaaaagaaaaagaaaacagagcATCCTTTTAACGAATGCATTCTTTTATCTTGCTGCTCGTGTAGGTGATGATGGGTGTCCGTACGAAACGAAATGTTTTGTAAACTGTGAAACAGAATAGAGCACCCCCTCCCTTCTATAGTTATTAATCTTCACTGTAATTTATGCACGTATTTTgtcattataattaattttcccataatttctttttgaggaggtaatacaaaataatcatatttcGCAGGCCAAAGATAATctacaatttgaaatttgataagAACCTTCTGAACCGACCGTTCCTAAAGTTCAGGGACTAGGGGACTCGTAATGTGTAAAAGAAATGTACTGCAGATAACGAAGTAACTGAAATAACTTGCaatcaaataatgatggtagaTTACAACGTTGCATACTCATTGTTCAGGGCTCTGCATCGACATGCTCTAGTTTTAATCCAGGTGGAACCCAAGAGAAGAGCACTCATTGATGATTCAATACGCGAGAAGCCATATGGAATAGCACACGAGCTCATAgtgtcaaataaattataaaataaaactagcaGTACATATGTATAAAGCACAATAACAAATggcaaaaatataaaactaggTAGCACTCGTACTCAAATTTTGTCCCATCAGGAGAGAAGCATGTTCCATCTTCTTAGTCATGAATTTTAGCGAATAATCGATATGAGAGGcaaaatcttcaaatttcCACCCTTCAAATGGGTCGGCAACGTATGACCACTCGATCCTGCACCCTTTCATTCCATTGTCAAAATTGATGGGAAATACTTTGATGGTCGCCACATACGACTTAATTCCCAAATTATTATCAGTGACCTCGTAGCTAAGCCACCGTTGTATTGGATCCATGAGAATCAGCTTCTCTTTCACCCATCTGATTGTCACCTCATGACCATCAGATTTAGAGCTAGCGCAGTAGCGAACCAGACCAGGCTGCCCGGGAACTCCTTCAACCAGGTAACATGTATCAAGATTGGGCAGCCACTTATGTGCGTTGCAAAAATCCTCAAGGCAAGCCCAAACCTGTTCTGCCGTTATGCTTGCACTCTCAATACTCTCCTTGCCTTTCCATTTGGATAGTTGTTCTTCTGCCATGACTACTCGACTCTTGAGAGGGAAGTGGAGTTGGCTTTGCTAATTGCTGGATCACTTCACTATCTAATCAAGATATCTAATAGCTCTGGAGCTTTGGCATTATGGGATGGTTGAATCAAGATGCTTTGTATTGGTGATTTGGTGTGGATTAATAAGATATTGTATTATTGGAAGACTAAATGCAAGGTGGGAAAGAATCTTGTTACTTTGTGGAAAGCCACAACCACCACTTTTAACGGCTGCTATTATGTGTGTATGTTTATGTGGCTGTGGTCCAAAGAAACAGCCATACACAGCACGTGGGCGGGGTCCTTTTCATTTGATGCATAAATTTTGGCAAACACCTTGCCAGGTATACTAGGTTTTGCGTTAGACTAAATATATGGAAAACTGACTCCATACTCCGCTCTTGGAGTTCCACTCTAACTACCACTCTCCACTCCAAAAGTAATGGAGCCCACGGAGTGGTATTCTCAATCGTTTTCTAAATTAGTGAAATAAACATTAGAGTGAGAGGAATTTACAATCTTCACTCTcactccagaaagtaaacGCAACCTACATACCTACAAGTTAAAATATGTGGcacaaatctaaaaaataaatcattgttccaaatattttttttaaatatattttttttcatcttaaatttttaatatgaggtaatatatattattttgtaattatacagataattattactatataGAGGTAAGTTATTTAAGATaagatctaaaaaaattataacttattataatatagagtttgttcttatttttaactagCTCAAATCAGgagcataattttttatgactgTGTAAAATTCGTGTATAGAATATCACTATATTgagattttattgtaaaaacaaCGAGTATTAATTTACCTATAATTATAAAGTTTGATAAGAGTTAAATTATGTAATGGACGGACTCTAATTATTTGGTTGGTAAACTCGTTGGATAAAACCACGTCTTAacagatattttttaaaataaaaaaaaaataaagagaagaaaaaaaaatactagaaTGATAAAATAGGGAGGTACCTTTTCTCtttgtatataaaattaatattaaatgaacTAATTAAACATGGTCTCTTGGTTTATTTGGATTAGAGGTGGTAAAATAGGTTATGATACAATTTTTCCGAATTTGTGTTGACAAATTTAAAAcgattaataaataagttgaCATAACATGACAAATAATCGTGTTGTATTTGAATTATACCACCTCAATACGGTTACTTATTTATGATACGAATATCAATCCATACAtggtaatattattaaaaaaaattaactaatatatatactaaacactaaattttcatataatatattcatattatgttataaacttatttatgtCATGTTAACTTATCTATAACCTACTgtcaagaataaattgacatatttgttatttttaaattaatttttaatttttttatattaaaaatgttaaatgaatcaatacgattaataaattaatcgtATTTGTATTGATAAACAAATCGTAACtgtattttcttatatttgacAAGGtacatatatgatataattacaCCAATTTACACccctaatttaaataatatttcccACCTAAATTTaagtgacaaaaaaaaattagaacaaatattaatgaaagTTAATAACGATAAATTAGTATTAATTTAGTCACTTagttacaaatataataaattgatacTAATTTATCATTgaacttacaaatataataaatggaTACTAATTTATCATTGTACTTTATCGgcattttattagtttttctcttttaacattttctttttatgataataaattagtcATTTGGATATCACCTTATAGATTCTAAATTTGTAGTCTTTATGTCAAACAAATACTATAAACTAATAAACTCACAATATAGATCATACTACTAGTCAAAATTTACCCAATCTA encodes:
- the LOC102629003 gene encoding caffeoylshikimate esterase is translated as MSTAEVDQLTSGASNRIIPILKTLRTLIFFIQSFIFSLVILLLPRRPAAGAPKSQVKSWKRKSMLRREDEDTMRRRALAEDLKMGFETDDGEVPCRWSTSLFFGVKRNALFCRSWIPVSGELKGILIIIHGLNEHSGRYAQFARQLTSCNFGVYAMDWIGHGGSDGLHGYVPSLDHVVADTGAFLEKIKLENPTVPCFLFGHSTGGAVVLKAASYPHIEAMLEGIVLSAPALRVEPAHPIVGAVAPLFSLVVPKYQFKGANKRGVPVSRDPAALLAKYSDPLVYTGPIRVRTGHEILRLSSYLKRNFKSVSVPFFVLHGTGDKVTDPLASQDLYNEAASRFKDIKLYEGLLHDLLFELERDEVAQDIIVWLEKKLGCSIEK
- the LOC102628426 gene encoding lachrymatory-factor synthase, with protein sequence MAEEQLSKWKGKESIESASITAEQVWACLEDFCNAHKWLPNLDTCYLVEGVPGQPGLVRYCASSKSDGHEVTIRWVKEKLILMDPIQRWLSYEVTDNNLGIKSYVATIKVFPINFDNGMKGCRIEWSYVADPFEGWKFEDFASHIDYSLKFMTKKMEHASLLMGQNLSTSAT